The following proteins come from a genomic window of Malus sylvestris chromosome 4, drMalSylv7.2, whole genome shotgun sequence:
- the LOC126620140 gene encoding uncharacterized protein LOC126620140, with amino-acid sequence MACATTRPTFSFHLSTTFPQHSHPKSKTLFPNPPLLPKIQTFSLSLTHTSPKPIKLSANSIDVSKEDKNSIDVSKEDKPTSDEPTSPPPMSSVDPPQPVPEELETTFDKRRLEEKFAVLNTGVYECRSCGYKYDEAVGDPSYPVPPGLPFDKLPEDWRCPTCGAAQGFFVSKSVEIAGFAQNQQFGLGGNTLTSGQKAVLIFGGLFLFFVLFLSGYFLQ; translated from the coding sequence ATGGCTTGTGCAACAACCAGACCCACCTTTTCTTTCCACCTCTCAACCACTTTCCCCCAACATTCCCAcccaaaatccaaaaccctattcCCCAATCCCCCCCTCCTCCCAAAGATCCAAACTTTTTCCCTCTCCCTCACTCACACCTCCCCAAAACCCATCAAGTTGTCTGCAAACTCCATTGACGTCTCGAAGGAAGACAAAAACTCCATTGATGTGTCAAAGGAGGACAAACCCACTTCAGACGAACCCACATCGCCCCCTCCCATGTCCTCCGTAGACCCACCACAGCCTGTGCCGGAGGAACTCGAAACGACGTTCGACAAGCGGCGGCTGGAGGAGAAGTTTGCGGTGTTGAACACTGGGGTGTACGAATGCAGGTCCTGTGGGTACAAATACGACGAGGCGGTGGGTGACCCGTCGTATCCCGTGCCGCCGGGATTGCCGTTTGATAAGTTGCCGGAGGATTGGAGGTGTCCGACGTGCGGGGCGGCGCAGGGGTTCTTTGTGAGCAAGAGTGTGGAGATTGCTGGGTTTGCGCAGAACCAGCAGTTCGGGTTGGGCGGGAACACACTCACTTCTGGGCAGAAGGCTGTGCTCATATTTGGGGGactcttccttttctttgtgCTTTTCTTATCCGGGTATTTTCTGCAATAA
- the LOC126618305 gene encoding probable transcription factor At5g28040, translating to MAWRPLLSWIMSSSSSSSSSYSSSEHESKSEDDLRHGDPGNNNVQQAQKGHNVDDHDNEDDDNDVSYEPHEDEEDDEEKVEEPKSSSTSDYSFTIYEPRLKRRRIDHANEALTSLQEVKKRQGKRVWCKDDELELLRGFLDYYGTRQTKITRTTAKETSSLYEEIKPRLKLECNKTKMVEKLRRLKRKYHNVVKKTNEINSSGKEFRFKNAHDNAVFELSHMIWNVENRNNCVVESHNNNVMVKREEDNVAASSSVADHERPTTWFDENNNVTNVDDNINTGHDVRRLIVGLAMNPMPLSLKGKMGSGGGGGGGGVGEVVEDQKWRQQQILELESYEKRLDLVQHQVKAALEELRTKGGAH from the coding sequence ATGGCGTGGCGGCCGTTGCTTAGTTGGAtcatgtcttcttcttcctcttcttcctcttcttattCATCCTCAGAGCATGAATCTAAGTCTGAGGATGACCTTCGCCATGGTGACCCCGGTAACAACAACGTCCAGCAAGCACAGAAGGGTCACAATGTTGATGATCATGACAACGAGGACGATGACAATGACGTTTCATACGAACCCCATGAGGACGAGGAAGATGACGAggagaaagttgaggaaccaaAATCCAGCTCCACCTCCGACTACAGCTTCACAATATACGAGCCCCGTCTGAAACGGCGCCGTATTGACCATGCAAATGAGGCCTTGACGTCCCTACAAGAGGTAAAGAAACGGCAGGGTAAGAGGGTTTGGTGCAAGGACGACGAGCTTGAGCTGTTGCGTGGCTTTCTTGACTACTACGGCACCAGACAAACCAAAATTACCAGAACCACCGCCAAGGAAACATCGTCGTTGTACGAAGAAATCAAGCCGAGGTTAAAGCTTGAATGCAACAAGACAAAGATGGTGGAGAAGCTGAGAAGACTAAAGAGGAAGTACCACAATGTCGTGAAGAAAACGAACGAAATCAACTCCTCCGGGAAAGAGTTTCGGTTCAAAAACGCACATGACAATGCAGTTTTCGAGCTTTCACATATGATTTGGAATGTCGAAAACAGAAATAATTGTGTCGTGGAATCGCATAATAATAACGTTATGGTGAAGAGGGAGGAGGACAATGTGGCGGCGAGTAGTAGCGTTGCGGATCATGAGAGGCCAACGACGTGGTTTGATGAGAATAATAATGTTACTAATGTGGATGATAACATCAATACTGGTCATGATGTGAGACGATTGATAGTAGGGTTGGCTATGAATCCAATGCCTCTGAGtttgaagggtaaaatgggaagtggcggcggcggtggcggtggtgggGTTGGAGAAGTGGTGGAGGATCAGAAGTGGAGGCAGCAGCAGATTTTGGAGTTGGAGTCTTATGAAAAGAGGTTGGATTTGGTGCAGCATCAGGTTAAGGCAGCTTTGGAGGAATTGAGGACCAAGGGAGGAGCTCACTAa
- the LOC126620135 gene encoding probable transcription factor At3g04930 gives MAPDQDDAVLPEGDLSSSSSQDEEEDDDVVDEDEEEDDVDDDDDVINSASPSTSSAGATDSLPVAIATATPTVTVALPARAPPTVPLTLASAPTTVIANDAVLSSDPKRHPALSSQPEEKKPAVLDDSRRLFQRLWTDEDEIELLQGFLDYTTQRGSRGSHQGPNDTALFYDQIKCKLQLDFNKNQLVEKLRRLKKKYRNVVTKIESGKEVSFKSPHDQATFEISRKIWSNIGRIGAADDNALDDEDPSPNPNNPNFNSYEIKAEEAAGFAGDKKSTPRSRKRSRIQPRADEKPPPPPPLRGGLVEPTPVIKDNNNGINSNNGGAGNNGSNCNAHGLIEETVKSCLSPLFKELLSNAMGVAGPSRGFGGLAFNPIPLSFGAPLMNLNFGGGEVADDKWRKQQILELEVYSKRLDLVQNQIKVALDELRSNGG, from the coding sequence ATGGCCCCCGACCAAGACGACGCCGTTCTCCCCGAAGGAgacctctcctcctcctcctcccaggACGAGGAAGAAGACGACGACGTCGTCGATGAGgacgaggaagaagatgacgtcgacgacgacgacgacgtcaTCAACTCCGCCTCCCCTTCCACGTCGTCCGCCGGCGCCACGGATTCTCTCCCCGTCGCCATCGCCACCGCGACTCCAACCGTCACCGTCGCCCTTCCCGCTCGGGCCCCGCCTACGGTGCCTCTGACCCTCGCGTCTGCTCCAACCACCGTAATCGCAAACGACGCCGTGTTGTCGTCCGATCCCAAACGGCACCCCGCGTTGTCGTCCCAGCCGGAGGAGAAAAAACCGGCCGTGCTCGACGATTCTCGGAGACTATTTCAGAGGCTGTGGACCGACGAGGACGAGATCGAGCTTTTACAGGGCTTCCTCGACTACACGACGCAGCGAGGCAGCAGAGGCTCGCACCAGGGCCCAAACGACACCGCTTTGTTCTACGACCAGATCAAGTGCAAGCTCCAGCTCGACTTCAACAAGAACCAGCTCGTCGAGAAGCTCCGGCGGCTGAAGAAGAAGTACCGAAACGTCGTCACCAAAATCGAGAGCGGCAAAGAGGTCAGCTTCAAGAGCCCTCACGATCAGGCCACGTTCGAGATCTCCCGCAAGATCTGGAGCAATATCGGCCGAATTGGCGCCGCCGACGATAACGCCCTCGACGACGAAGATCCGAGCCCTAACCCTAACAATCCTAATTTCAACAGTTACGAGATCAAGGCCGAGGAGGCTGCCGGTTTCGCCGGCGATAAGAAGTCCACGCCGAGATCACGCAAGCGCTCGCGAATACAGCCAAGGGCCGACGAGAAAccccctcctcctccgccgCTACGTGGCGGTTTAGTTGAGCCAACTCCGGTAATCAAAGATAATAACAACGGCATTAACAGTAACAATGGTGGTGCTGGTAATAATGGCAGCAATTGTAATGCTCACGGGTTGATTGAGGAGACGGTGAAGAGTTGTCTGTCTCCATTGTTCAAGGAGTTACTGAGTAATGCAATGGGTGTCGCCGGGCCATCCAGAGGGTTCGGAGGGTTGGCATTCAATCCGATTCCATTGAGCTTCGGCGCGCCTTTGATGAACTTGAATTTCGGGGGCGGGGAAGTGGCGGATGACAAGTGGAGGAAGCAGCAGATTTTGGAGTTGGAGGTGTACTCGAAGCGATTGGACTTGGTTCAGAACCAGATAAAGGTTGCATTGGATGAGTTGCGGTCCAATGGCGGGTGA
- the LOC126620020 gene encoding guanosine deaminase — translation MAEANVVETQDGTLSVAAAFAAHQEVVQDRDHKFLTEAVGEAYKGVDCGDGGPFGAVIVRNDEIVVSCHNMVLKHTDPTAHAEVTAIREACKKLNQIELADCEIYASCEPCPMCFGAIHLSRLKRLVYGAKAEAAIAIGFDDFIADALRGTAFYQKANMEIKKADGNGAVIAEQVFEKTKAKFHMY, via the exons ATGGCGGAAGCTAACG TGGTGGAAACGCAAGATGGAACCCTTTCTGTGGCCGCTGCATTTGCTGCACATCAAGAAG TTGTACAGGATAGAGACCACAAATTCTTAACAGAAGCGGTTGGGGAAGCTTATAAGGGAGTTGATTGTGGAGATGGAGGCCCATTTGGTGCAGTTATTGTTCGCAATGATGAGATAGTCGTAAGCTGTCACAACATGGTTCTAAAACACACTGATCCGACTGCCCATGCAGAGGTTACTGCCATAAGAGAG GCCTGTAAGAAGCTCAATCAGATCGAGCTCGCGGACTGCGAAATATATGCATCCTGTGAGCCATGCCCAATGTGCTTTGGTGCCATCCATCTTTCAAGACTTAAG AGGTTGGTTTACGGAGCTAAGGCCGAAGCCGCCATAGCAATTGGTTTCGACGATTTCATTGCGGACGCGTTGAGGGGCACTGCATTTTACCAGAAGGCTAACATGGAGATCAAGAAGGCCGACGGGAACGGCGCGGTGATTGCTGAACAAGTATTTGAGAAAACGAAGGCGAAGTTTCACATGTATTGA
- the LOC126618306 gene encoding uncharacterized protein LOC126618306: MANVEAKAAAAPPSSVVDLMRRHGGDVSGIDSNLLEKILPQCTMDELSRIEKSTGGRDLSPVTDKLWRKFYIEEFGASMADQVVENTKTNTNAAFRWKELFEKKVEEVNKKENKAAERLKSRYQMEAARKESRRVVICTEAEAPSSTGNHKRRRSEEVPSSPSNKRRSSSGSNVSVHKKASLIMKKAKRDFLNCLEVKNLAAVAMAKLQKSYRSKKDSTFKRSAIVSEDHAPSFDSCSIRNSRTCLIASAF; this comes from the coding sequence ATGGCcaatgtggaagcaaaagcaGCAGCTGCTCCTCCGTCTTCGGTGGTTGACTTAATGCGCCGCCATGGCGGGGATGTTAGTGGAATAGATTCCAATCTTCTCGAGAAAATCCTACCGCAGTGCACCATGGACGAGTTGAGTCGCATAGAGAAGAGTACCGGAGGCAGAGATTTGAGTCCTGTTACCGATAAGCTGTGGCGGAAATTCTACATAGAGGAGTTCGGTGCTTCGATGGCTGATCAGGTGGTTGAAAACACGAAGACCAACACGAACGCCGCATTCAGATGGAAGGAGCTGTTCGAGAAGAAAGTGGAGGAGGTgaacaagaaagaaaacaaggCGGCTGAGAGGTTGAAGAGCCGGTATCAGATGGAAGCAGCTCGAAAAGAGAGCCGACGAGTTGTTATTTGCACAGAGGCAGAAGCTCCGTCTTCAACAGGGAACCACAAAAGAAGGAGAAGCGAGGAGGTTCCGTCATCTCCAAGCAACAAAAGAAGGAGCAGCAGCGGCAGTAATGTTTCTGTACATAAAAAGGCCAGCTTGATCATGAAAAAGGCCAAAAGAGATTTTCTCAACTGTCTTGAGGTAAAAAATCTTGCAGCTGTGGCAATGGCTAAATTGCAGAAGAGTTACCGTTCCAAGAAAGATTCGACATTCAAGCGAAGCGCCATCGTTTCTGAAGATCACGCTCCGAGTTTCGACTCTTGCTCAATACGCAACAGCAGAACTTGCTTGATAGCCTCGGCCTTTTGA
- the LOC126618307 gene encoding protein HEAT INTOLERANT 4-like — protein sequence MEKGGSAKRKASQMPEFEDKKFTRPLQKRTLQQIRLGFLQSRTRIRKGGKLHHEIHGENNKKNVYVFVTTEPHIVEGPPSYKCESIPVVVAISSLSPPSQELAYKITDISRPGGCEEAIIPMKEMKMGWIPYIPMDKRDAQVERLTKHSLKIYYLGCKQRKAALERLERGRYLKIQYSVPYIVDHNSVEKENEQDFEVELPAAEHAREEQKEARRPAFAKMREEMARELALAKNMRIYKFYPVQTPRTPPVEKKLAKINNYCRDADEVF from the exons ATGGAGAAAGGAGGAAGTGCAAAGAGGAAGGCTAGCCAGATGCCGGAATTTGAGGACAAGAAGTTCACTCGGCCACTGCAAAAGCGG ACTCTACAGCAAATTCGACTGGGATTTCTCCAATCTCGAACGAGAATTCGCAAAGGGGGGAAATTGCATCATGAAATCCATGGCGAAAACAACAAGAAAAACGTCTACGTTTTTGTCACAACCGAGCCTCACATTGTGGAAGGCCCTCCATCATACAAATGCGAATCGATCCCTGTCGTGGTGGCCATCTCATCGCTTTCCCCTCCTTCACAAGAACTAGCCTACAAGATAACTGATATAAGCAGGCCGGGAGGCTGCGAAGAAGCTATAATTCCGATGAAAGAGATGAAGATGGGCTGGATCCCGTACATTCCTATGGACAAGAGAGATGCCCAAGTCGAGAGATTGACAAAACATTCTCTGAAAATATATTACTTGGGGTGCAAGCAAAGAAAGGCAGCTTTGGAACGCCTCGAAAGAGGCCGGTACTTGAAAATTCAATACTCTGTGCCATACATAGTCGATCACAATAGTGTGGAGAAAGAGAATGAGCAAGATTTTGAGGTGGAGCTACCTGCGGCGGAGCATGCAAGGGAGGAACAAAAGGAAGCAAGAAGACCGGCATTTGCTAAAATGCGAGAGGAAATGGCCAGGGAACTGGCACTCGCGAAAAATATGAGGATTTACAAGTTCTACCCCGTACAAACGCCGCGTACTCCTCCGGTTGAAAAGAAGCTCGCCAAAATCAACAACTACTGTCGCGACGCCGATGAAGTTTTTTGA
- the LOC126617677 gene encoding uncharacterized protein LOC126617677 has translation MEAKAAAPPSSVADLILHRGGDVSDVDFNILERILPHCTVDQLWTIEKSTRGRDLSPVTDKLWEKICEAKFGADPRIEKIKRVNVVFRWVDVYEAKLEADRLKSQGHQILEAAQIQVPSSSSNNERSSSGSGINNVSSRKGSVPMKKLRSEVRNCLEVRNRKIMKNYSSAKDKSTFKPSDIIVLDD, from the coding sequence ATGGAAGCGAAAGCAGCAGCTCCTCCGTCTTCGGTTGCTGATCTTATTCTCCACCGTGGGGGCGATGTTAGCGACGTAGATTTCAATATTCTTGAGAGAATCCTACCACATTGTACCGTCGACCAGTTGTGGACCATAGAGAAGAGTACGAGAGGAAGAGATCTGAGTCCCGTTACAGATAAGCTGTGGGAGAAAATCTGTGAAGCGAAGTTTGGTGCTGATCCGAGGATCGAAAAGATTAAGAGAGTGAATGTCGTGTTCAGATGGGTAGACGTGTATGAGGCAAAACTGGAAGCTGACAGGTTGAAGAGTCAGGGGCATCAAATATTGGAAGCTGCTCAAATACAAGTTCCTTCATCGTCAAGCAATAATGAAAGAAGTAGCTCTGGGAGTGGCATTAATAATGTTTCTTCCAGAAAGGGTAGCGTGCCGATGAAGAAATTGAGAAGTGAAGTTCGTAATTGTCTCGAGGTGAGAAATCGTAAGATCATGAAGAATTACAGTTCTGCGAAAGATAAATCGACATTCAAGCCAAGCGATATTATTGTTTTGGATGATTAG
- the LOC126618308 gene encoding protein HEAT INTOLERANT 4-like gives MKDIMMWEHHYEETNNYVSFYFVEFSKKLESIFLIVVVERCAPEKQRRKIEVQQPHFEEKKKVLFFWLVIIYQEGAKRKASRKPADSSKPTRPLQKRLKASEPKSKPEPEHLVEDPRKLKDLWKAAFPVGKGWHRMDSVDKEFKWDFLNLKRAFEENGRLNHEVIGNDGNVYLFGTTECHLQRKDEVVVPVLVAVVSPYPPSDELTIKPVDGAEVRFTMKELNMDWIPCIPLYKRDSDTQVIKYPQVFVLGCTERRSDALKCTKDESFVKLQYFFPCLDDHKEEEDDCRARGEVDEVAKFIIEETIEGDDELPPIVKAGLKEYVEDKLFEAKRKGRENKNSSSSVFSFVQANSRRES, from the exons atgaaggaCATAATGATGTGGGAACATCATTATGAGGAGACAAATAATTATGTTTccttttactttgttgagtTTTCAAAG AAATTAGAGAGCATTTTTCTGATAGTAGTTGTAGAGAGGTGTGCACCAGAAAAACAGAGAAGAAAAATAGAAGTGCAGCAGCCCcattttgaagagaagaagaaggtgctcttcttttggttagtaatcatctACCAag AAGGAGCAAAGAGGAAGGCAAGCCGGAAACCTGCAGACAGCAGCAAACCTACTCGGCCATTGCAAAAGCGGCTGAAAGCTTCCGAACCCAAATCCAAACCGGAACCCGAGCACTTGGTGGAGGATCCCCGAAAACTGAAAGACCTGTGGAAGGCTGCGTTTCCTGTCGGAAAAGGCTGGCACAGGATGGACTCGGTGGACAAAGAGTTCAAGTGGGATTTCCTTAATCTCAAACGAGCATTCGAAGAGAATGGAAGGCTCAATCATGAGGTCATTGGTAACGATGGCAACGTATATCTGTTCGGCACAACTGAATGTCATTTGCAGAGGAAGGATGAAGTTGTAGTCCCTGTTTTGGTGGCTGTTGTATCGCCATACCCGCCTTCGGATGAGCTGACGATTAAGCCAGTCGACGGAGCAGAAGTTAGGTTTACAATGAAAGAATTGAACATGGATTGGATTCCATGCATTCCTCTGTACAAGAGAGATTCAGACACCCAAGTGATAAAGTACCCGCAAGTATTTGTCTTGGGTTGCACGGAGAGGAGAAGCGATGCTTTGAAGTGCACGAAGGATGAAAGTTTCGTGAAACTTCAGTACTTCTTTCCGTGTTTGGATGAtcacaaggaggaagaagatgactgTCGGGCACGAGGAGAGGTGGATGAAGTTGCCAAGTTCATCATAGAGGAGACGATAGAAGGAGATGATGAGTTGCCTCCGATCGTAAAAGCTGGCTTGAAGGAGTATGTGGAGGACAAGCTATTTGAAGCAAAGAGAAAGGGCCGAGAGAACAAAAATAGTAGCAGtagtgttttttcttttgttcaagCGAATAGTAGACGGGAGAGTTGA
- the LOC126619882 gene encoding 40S ribosomal protein S24-1, whose product MADKAVTIRTRKFMTNRLLSRKQFVIDVLHPGRPNVSKAELKEKLARLYEVKDPNAIFVFKFRTHFGGGKSTGFGLIYDSVENAKKYEPKYRLIRNGLDTKVEKSRKQLKERKNRAKKIRGVKKTKASDAAKSKKK is encoded by the exons ATGGCGGACAAGGCAGTCACCATCCGAACCAGGAAGTTCATGACCAACCGCCTTCTCTCTCGCAAGCAATTC GTCATCGATGTTCTTCATCCAGGAAGGCCAAATGTTTCAAAG GCTGAGCTGAAGGAGAAGCTTGCGAGGCTCTATGAGGTCAAGGACCCGAACGCAATCTTTGTGTTCAAGTTCAGGACTCACTTTGGTGGTGGCAAATCTACTGGATTTGGATTGATTTATGACTCTGTTGAAAATGCAAAGAAGTACGAGCCCAAGTACAGGTTGATCAGG AACGGACTTGATACCAAGGTAGAGAAGTCAAGGAAGCAGTTGAAGGAGAGAAAGAACAGAGCCAAGAAGATCCGAGGAGTAAAGAAG ACCAAGGCATCAGATGCTGCTAAGTCAAAGAAGAAATGA
- the LOC126620043 gene encoding uncharacterized protein LOC126620043, whose product MAAAASLLQPNPLKWKQHNLLPRLRPLPTNPIKFKNFNFQIQKIPCKFKVQCFKQLSDSKSQSLVVEENPAQPATNPANPIGIIAGKLLEAMKALRKPAMVAVLLGLLLMSDPNSALAATGGRVGGSSFSSRSSSSSSSSRSYSVPRTPGSRPGFSYSAPYYAPSPFGFGGGGGGFYVGPAFGFGVGAGSSFFLILTGFAAFVLVSGFLSDRSEGSVLTATEKTSVLKLQVGLLGMGRTLQRDLNRIAETADTSTPDGLGYVLTETTLALLRHPDYCISGHSSVALKRGIEDAEKRFNQLSIEERGKFDEETLVNVNNIRKQSSTSRSANGFRNEYIVITILVAAEGVHKLPAINGSGDLKEALQKLGSIPSNKIMAVEVLWTPQNETDTLSERELLEDYPLLRPL is encoded by the exons ATGGCGGCAGCAGCTTCGTTGCTCCAACCCAACCCATTGAAGTGGAAGCAGCACAATCTACTCCCCCGTCTCCGCCCCCTCCCCACAAAcccaatcaaattcaaaaacttcaatttccaaatccaaaaaatcCCCTGCAAATTCAAAGTTCAATGCTTTAAGCAGTTATCCGACTCAAAATCCCAGTCCCTTGTCGTCGAAGAAAACCCAGCACAACCAGCTACAAACCCAGCAAACCCAATTGGGATTATCGCCGGAAAGCTGTTGGAAGCTATGAAGGCGTTGAGAAAGCCGGCAATGGTCGCCGTGTTGTTGGGTCTGCTGCTGATGTCCGACCCCAATTCGGCATTGGCCGCCACGGGCGGTCGGGTCGGGGGAAGCTCGTTTTCTTCGCGCTCGTCGTCTTCCTCTTCGTCCTCGAGGAGTTACTCGGTGCCGAGGACTCCGGGCTCAAGGCCCGGTTTTTCGTACTCCGCGCCGTACTACGCGCCTTCGCCTTTCGGGTTCGGTGGCGGGGGTGGTGGATTTTACGTGGGGCCGGCATTTGGGTTCGGAGTTGGAGCCGGGTCGAGCTTCTTCCTGATCTTGACGGGTTTTGCGGCGTTTGTTTTGGTTTCCGGGTTCCTTTCGGATCGGTCTGAGGGAAGTGTGCTTACTGCTACTGAGAAAACAAGCGTTCTCAAGCTTCAG GTTGGTTTGTTGGGCATGGGACGAACTCTCCAAAGGGATCTTAATCGGATTGCTGAAACTGCAGATACTTCTACCCCTGATGGTTTGGGCTATGTTTTGACAG AGACAACACTAGCTTTGCTACGACATCCTGATTATTGCATCTCCGGTCATTCATCT GTTGCTCTAAAGCGAGGCATAGAGGATGCAGAGAAACGCTTTAATCAGCTTTCTATCGAAGAGAGGGGTAAATTTGACGAAGAGACACTTGTCAATGTGAACAACATAAGAAAGCAAAGCTCAACGAGCCGGAGTGCTAATGGATTCCGCAACGAATATATAGTG ATAACAATATTGGTGGCTGCTGAAGGAGTGCATAAGTTGCCTGCCATCAATGGCAGTGGTGACTTGAAGGAAGCATTGCAAAAGCTTGGATCCATTCCCTCGAACAAAATAATG GCAGTAGAGGTCTTGTGGACTCCTCAGAATGAAACTGACACTCTGTCCGAGCGGGAACTACTTGAAGACTACCCGCTTTTGAGGCCTTTATGA